The region GTCTGGGCGCGGCGGACCGCGGCGCCCAGCAGGCGGGGGGCGGTGCCCGCGCCGCGGACGTAGGTGTCGACGACCTCGCGGTCGAGGAAGCGGACGAGCGTCGCGGCGGCGCGTACGGGCCGGACGAAGAGCGCGGAGTAGACGGCGTCGAGGTGGAAGCCGACCGCCGCGTGGCGCTGCAGCGGGCCCAGGAGGAGACGGCCGGGGTCGGCCGGGTCCGGGGCACCGGCGTTGTCGCCGTAGGCCGGGGTGTGGATGTCGATGGCCACCTCCTCGGCGACCGCGGGGGTGGCGTCCGGGGCGGCGACGACCGCGCCGAGGGGGAAGCGGGCGGCGAGCGCGGTGGTGTGCCGCCAGGCCGCGTAGGTGACCAGGCCGCCGATCAGGGCGAGACCGGTGCCCAGGACGGAGGTGGCCAGGGTCGGTGCGAGCGAACGCCCGTCGAACCAGTCGGGCAGGAAGGGGGCGGTGAGGCCGAGCCCGACGGTCGGGACGAAGAGCACCCACAGGACGGCGTTCATGGCGACCGGCTGCGGGCCGTGGTCGGGGGCTTCGGCGCCCTTGCCCTTGAAGGCCAGCAGCCACAGGCGGGTGGCGTAGGCCGCGGTGAGGAGGGCGGTGAGCAGTCCGGAGACCAGCACGGTCCAGCCGGCCGCGCCGGGGATGCCGTGCGCCTCGCCGGTGGCGGCGTGTTCGGCGGCGCCCAGGACGGCTTCCTTGGAGAAGAAGCCGGCGAACGGCGGGATCGCGGCGAGCGCGAGCAGCGCCACGGTCACCGTCCAGTAGGCGTCCGGGATGCGCCGGGCCAGGCCGCTCATCCGGGACATGGCGGCCAGCGAGTTGGTGCCGGCGGCGTGAATGATCACGCCGGCGCCGAGGAAGAGGAGGGCCTTGAACGCGCCGTGCGAAAGGAGGTGGAAGACGGCGGCACCGCGGTCGCCGACGGCCAGGGCGCCGAGCATGTAGCCGAGCTGGCCGACCGTCGAATAGGCCAGGACGCGCTTGATGTCGTCCTGCGCCAGTGCGGCCAGTCCCGAGCCGACCATGGTGATCGCGGCCATGACGGCGAGCACGACCAGCGCGGCGGCGGAGGCGGCGAAGACGGGGAGGAGACGGGCCACGAGATAGACACCGGCCGCCACCATCGTCGCGGCGTGGATCAGCGCCGAGACGGGCGTCGGGCCGGCCATCGCGTCCGGGAGCCAGGTGTGCAGCGGGAACTGCGCCGACTTGCCCGCGACTCCGGCGAGCAGCAGCAGCGCGATCAGCGTCGGATGGTCCAGGCCGCCGGCGGCGACGGAGCCGAGGATGCCGGTGATGCGGAAGGTTCCGGCGTCGGCGGCCAGCGCGAAGATGCCGAACAGGAAGGGGACGTCGCCGAGCTTGGTGACGAGGAAGGCCTTGAGGGAGGCGGCGCGGGCGGCCTCGGTCTCCCAGTAGTGGCCGACGAGGAAGTACGAGCAGATGCCCATGACTTCCCAGCCGACCAGCAGCACCATCAGGTCGCCGGTGTAGACGACCAGCAGCATCGCGGCGGTGAAGAGCGAGACCAGCGCGGCGTAGGAGGGGTAGCGCGGGTCGTCGCGCAGATAGCCGGTGGAGTAGATCTGCACACAGGTCGCCACGACACCGACCAGGACGGCCATCAGCGCGGCGAAGCCGTCGATGTGCAGGGCCAGGTCGATCGGGATCGAGCCGGTCGGGGTGAGCCGGGTGGCGACGTCGGTGGCCGGGCCGCCGCCCTGTCCGACGGCGACGGTCACGGTGAGCGCGGCCGCGGCCAGCGTCGGCAGCACGGCCAGCGGCCGGACGAAGCCGGGTGCGCGGCGTCCCAGGAGGAGACCGGCGACGGCCCCGAGGAAGGGCAGGAGGGGAACGAGAACGGCAGTGGTCGTGAGGGTCACGCGGCGGCCTCCGCCGTGGTGTCCGGCTGCGGGTCCCCGTCCGCGGCGCCCGTCGTCTCGGCGAGGTCACGGAGCCGGTCGATGTCGGAGCTGCCGCGGTTGCGGTAGACGAGCAGCACGATCGCCAGGCCGATGCCGATCTCGGCGGCGGCGATGGCGATGGTGAAGAGGGTGAGCGCCTGGCCGGTGTGCAGGGTGTCGCGCAGCCAGACGTCGAAGGCGACGAGGTTGAGGTTGACGGCGTTGAGCATCAGCTCGACGGACATCAGCACCAGGACGGCGTTGCGGCGCGCGAGCACGCCGTACAGCCCCGTGCAGAAGAGGAGGACGGCGAGGACGGCCGGGTAGGCGAGATGCATCAGCGCTGCTCCTCTCGTGGGGCGGGGGTGCGGGCGGCGCCGTTGCGGAGGCCCGCCGCCGCGGACGCGTCCTCCCCCGGCTTGCGGGACAGCACGATCGCCCCGACGAGCGCGGCCAGCAGCAGCACGGACAGCGCCTCGAAGGGCAGCACCCAGTACTGGAAGAGGCTGCGCCCGGAGGCTTCGGCGGAGCCCTGGGCGGCGCCGTCGAGGTTGACCCAGGTGGCGCGGAAGGCGTCTACGACGACCCAGACCAGGGCGGCGGCCGAGGCGAGGGCCACCGCGAGCGCGGCCCAGCGGTTGCCCGAATCGGCGTCCGGGGAGCGGCCGATGGGCGCCCTGGTGAGCATCAGCCCGAAGAGCAGGAGGACGACGACGGAACCGACGTAGATCAGCACCTGCACCCAGGCGATGAACTCGGCCGTCAGGAGGAGGTATTCGACGGCGATCCCGCCGAGTGCGACGACCAGCCAGAGGGCGGCGTGCACCAGCTGCCGGGTGGTGACGGTGATGACGGCCGCGCCGAGGGTGGCGATGCCGACGAGGACGAAGGCGATCTCGACACCGGTGGGCGAGAGGAAGCCCTGGCCGGCTGCGGTGGCGGCGAGCGTCACGTGCCCTCCCCTGAGGTGTCCGGTCGGTCCTGGTCCGCGGGCTGCCCCTCGGTCCGGTCCGCGGCCCGGGCCGCCTCGGCGTCGGCCTGCTGCTGGGCGGCGAGCTTGTCCGCCGCCTTACGTGCGGCGGCGAGTTCCTTGGGCTCCTCGGCCGCCGGGTCGAGCGCCGGCGGTTCGGGCACCGTCCACATCCACTCGCGGAGCTTGTCGCGCTCGTGGGTCAGCTCGCGGATGTCCGTCTCGGCGTACTCGAACTCCGGTGACCAGAAGAGCGCGTCGAAGGGGCAGACCTCGATGCAGATCCCGCAGTACATGCACAGCGCGAAGTCGATCGCGAAGCGGTCCAGCACATTGCGGCTGCGCTCGCGGCCTCCGGGGGCGGCCGGCGGCACCGTCTCCTTGTGGGAGTCGATGTAGATGCACCAGTCCGGGCACTCCCGGGCGCACAGCATGCAGACCGTGCAGTTCTCCTCGAACAGGCCGATGACGCCGCGGGTACGGGGCGCGAGGTCGGGCTGGGCGTCCGGGTACTGCGCGGTGACCGATCGTTTCGTCATCGTCCGCAGGGTGACGGCCAGCCCCTTGGCGAGGCCGGAGCCGGGGAAGCTCATGACGAGATCACCACCTTGACGACGCCGGTGAGGGCGATCTGGGCGAGCGAGAGCGGGATGAGGACCGTCCAGGCGAGCTTTTGCAGCTGGTCCTCGCGCAGCCGCGGGTAGGTCACCCGCAGCCAGATGACACCGAAGGCGAGGATCGCGGTCTTCACCAGCGTCCACAGCCAGCCCAGGCCGTCGGCGCCGAACGGGCCGTGCCAGCCGCCGAGGAAGAGGACGGAGGTCAGGGCGCAGAGGACGAGGATGCCGGCGTACTCGGCGAGCAGGAAGAGCGCGAAGCGCAGTCCGGTGTACTCGGTGTACGCACCGAAGATGATCTCCGAGTCGGCGACCGGCATGTCGAACGGCGGCCGCTGCAGCTCGGCCAGCCCCGCGGTGAAGAAGACCACGCCGCCGACGATCTGCCAGGGCACCCACCACCAGTGGAAGGCCTCGACGATGCCGGGCAGGGAGAGCGTGCCCGCCGCCATCGCGACGGAGGCCGCGGCGAGCAGCATCGGCAGCTCGTACGCCAGCAGCTGTGCGGCCGTCCGCAGACCGCCGAGCAGCGAGAACTTGTTGGCCGAGGCCCAGCCCGCCATCAGCGAGCCGAGTACGCCGACGCCCATCACGGCGAGGACGAAGAAGATCCCCGCGTCCAGGGCCTGGCCCACGGCGTTGTGCGGGCCTATCGGGATGGCGACCAGGACCAGGAGGTACGGCAGCAGGGCGACGGCGGGCGCGAGCTGGAAGATCCGCCGGTCGGCGCCGGCCGGAACGATGTCCTCCTTCTGCGCGAACTTCACCCCGTCGGCCACGAGCTGTGCCCAGCCGTGGAACCCGCCCGCGTACATCGGTCCCAGCCGGCCCTGCATATGGGCCATGACCTTGTGCTCGGTCTGCCCGATGACCAGGGGGAAGACCAGGAAGACGACGAAGACGGCGGCGAGGCGCAGCGCGATGTCGAGGGCGTCGCTCATGGGGTGTCGCCTCCTGCCGGGTCTCGGGGGGTGTCCTGTGGGGGCCGGGGGGCGGGGTCCGGGCCGGGGCCGGCTTCGGGGGCGGGCTCCGGGGCTGCTTCGGGCTCCGGATCCGGCTCCGGCTGCGGTGCGGCTGGGGGCTCCGGGGCTGCCTCGTTGGCGTTCCCGGGTCCGGCCTTCGGCTCGTCGGCCGGGGCCTTCGGAGCGTCCGGCGCGGCCTGCTTCTCCTCCGGCTCGGCCTGCTTCTCCGGCTCGTCGAAGGCCGGGCGGGCGTGGTGCCAGGGCGCGTCCGAGGAACGCGGGGCCGTGTCCTTCGCGGGGGCCGTCGCCGGGGTCTTCTCGGCCGGGGTCTCCGTCGACGGAGCCGCCGACTCCGGGACCGCCGTCGCCGGGGTCTCCTCGGCCGCAGTCGCCCCAGAGGTCTCCTCGGTGGCGGCCGGCCCGGACGTCTCCTCGGCCGCGGCCGCCTCCGCGGCCCGCCGCTGCCCGGCCGAGCCCTCGCTCGCCGAACGCGTACGGCGCGCAGGGCTCTCCGGCCGCTCGGGACGTGTCTCGGCGGCCGGGGTCGTGGTCCCCTCGGCGGCCGGGGTCGCAGTCCCCTCCCCCGCCGTCTGCTGGCTGGCCGAGCCCGCGCTCGCGGTCCGCGTACGCCGGGCCGGACGCTCACCCGCGGCCGCACCGGCACCACCGGCGGCACGTGCGCCGCCGGCCGCCCGTGCACCTCGCGCCGGACGCGCCGGTGCGGGCGGCAGCTGGCCCTTCAGCGGGCCCCATTCGTTCGGGTCCGGGACACCGGGGGGCAGCATCTGGCGGCGCTTGGGCCCGCCGTGCGCCGCAGCCTCCCCCGGTTCCTTGGCACCCGGCCAGGCCTTGGCGACCCGCGCCGCCAGCACGAAGTCCTTGCGCAGCGGGTGTCCCTCGAAGCTGTCCGGGAGCAGCAGCGGTACGAGGTGCGGATGGCCGGTGAAGTCGACGCCGAACATCTCGTGGGTCTCGCGCTCGTGCCAGCCCGCGCCCGCGTACACCTCGACGGCGGTGGGCAGCGCGGCCGCGTCGTGCGGCACGGTCGTCCGCACGATCAGCCGGTGGACGGTGCCGGGCCGCGCCACATCGGCGACGTGCACGCAGATCCGGAAGCCGGTGCCGGGCTCGTCGACGGCGCTCAGCCAGTCGAAGTAGCTGCAGCCGAGCGCGTCGCGGGCGGCCGTCAGCGCGGTGAGCCAGCCGTCCACGGGGACGTCGACGGTCAGCACGTCGTACGCCAGCTCGGCCGTGGCCCCCGTACCGAAGATCTCGCTCGCGGGCCGCGGCAGCCAGCCGACGACCGGCTCGGCGACCGGCTGCTCGGGCTGTTCCGCCTGCTCGGGCTGCTCGGGCTGCTCGGGCTGCTCGGGAGTCTCCGGCTGCTGCTGCGGCTGCTCGCTCATCGGGGCTCCTCCCCGGGCGCCTTCGGCTCGTCCGCCGGCTTCGGCGCGGGCGGTGCGACCAGCCCGCTGCGCAGCGCGTCCGCGGAGGGCCGGGCCGTGCCGCCCTTCGCGTACCGCTCCCCCAGCGACTCGCGGGCGATCTTCTCCTGGAGCTTGAGGATGCCCTGCAGCAGCGCCTCCGGACGCGGCGGGCAGCCCGGGACGTACACGTCCACCGGAATGATCTGGTCGACGCCCTTGGTGACCGAGTACGAATCCCAATAGGGGCCGCCGCAGTTGGAGCAGGCCCCGAAGGAGATGACGTACTTCGGCTCGGGCATCTGCTCGTAGAGCCGCTTGACCGCGGGCGCCATCTTGTCGGTGACCGTGCCGGAGACGACCATCAGGTCGGCCTGGCGCGGGCCGGGCGCGAACGGGATCACGCCGAGCCGGATGAAGTCGTGGCGCGCCATGGACGCGGCGATGAACTCGATGGCGCAGCAGGCGAGGCCGAAGTTGAAGACCCAGAGGCTGTAGCGGCGGCCCCAGTTGAGGACCACCTTCATCGGTTCGGGCGCGAGCCGGGCCAGGGTCCCCAGGCGCCGCGGCTCCGGCAGGAACTGCGGGGCGGCGCCCTCGGACGCGGCTGCGGAGCTGTGGGAGGCGGGGGTCACGTCCATTCCAGGACGCCCTTCTTCCATGCGTAGAGCAGGCCGATGGTGAGGAAGCCGAGGAAGATGAACATCTCCACCAGCGTCACACCACCGAAGCCGGGGGCGGCGAAGATCGTCGCCCAGGGGAACAGGAAGATCGAGTCGACGGCGAAGATGACGTAGAGGAAGGCGTACACGTAGTAGCGGACCTGGGTGTGCGCCCAGCCCTCGCCGACGGGGTCCACGCCGCACTCGTACGTCAGCAGCTTCTCGGGCGTCGGCACCACGGGCCGCAGCAGCCGCCCGGCACCGAAGGCCACGGCCACGAAGAGCACCCCGATCACGGCGATGATCCCGACGACCGAGTAGCCCTGGAAATAGTCCGCGGCGACAGTGGTGCGTACGGTCGCGTCCGGCACGTCCGCCCCTCGCTCCCTGACTGCGCTTGTTCAACGACTTCGACGATCTGTACGGACGGGAGTCTAGGCCCTGCCCCGGCCGCGGTGAGCAGCCGCATCGTCGCGGACGGTGGGGTTGTCCCTACTTCGCCCTACCTGGGCGGCGGGCAGCGTAGACGCCGGGGCGAGTTGTCTCAGCGGGTGTCTCACGGATCGGACGCGCGGGACGCTCGGACGCACCGAGGACCGGCGGGCGGTACGGGGCAGACCGGGACGGTACGGGCGAGGTGCCGGGCGCGTGGTCACCGGGGCGGGCCACCGTGGGGGTCGGCGGGTGCGGTGGGGTGGCCTCCGTAGGGCGTGGGATGACCGGGGGCGACAGGCGCTCCGTAGGCGCCGGGCGCTCCGTAGCCGGAGGGCGCTCCGTACGACGTGGGATGGCCCGGCCCTGGGGCGGAGGGGTCGGTGTGCGGCGCGGCAGGGGCCGCGGTGGAGGGGTGGGTGTCCGGTGCGGGCCGGCCGGTGCTGCCGGGTGCCGTCGGTGCTCCGGGGCCCGTGCGCTGCCGGCCCGGTCCGCGCGAAACGGCCCGGTTCATCGCCTCGGCGGCGATCCGCGCGGCCGCCTGCAGCGTCCGCTCGCCGAGCAGCTCCGTACGGATCGCGCCGCCCGCCGCGAGATGGCGGTCGTACGGGAGGGGCAGCACCGTCGCGCCGCCGATGCCCAGATGCTCGGTGGCCTTGCGCACGTCCAGGCCGGAATCGGGCGACACATGGCTGAGAACCACCACCGTCGTCGGCAGCATGCCGGGATGGAGCCCGCCGACCCAGTCCAGGACCGAGCGGGTGGCGGCCACTCCCTCCGGGGTCGCCGGGGAGACCAGGACCCGCGCCTGCGTGGTCACCAGCGCGGTGCGCGCCACCTCGGCGGGCAGCGTCTCGCAGTCCACGACGGTGGTCGCGAAGTACCGGCGCAGCGAGGTCATCACCACCCGGTAGGTGTCGATGTCCAGCCTCGTCCCGATGGCGCCCTGGCTGCCGGGCAGCAGCCAGCCGCCCCCGGGGAACGGGATCAGATAGCCCGTCAGATCCGTGATCAGCATCGACGGGTCCACTATCTGCGCGAGGTCGGTGCCCGACCAGCGGACCTCCCGGGCGCCCAGCCGGTGCGGCAGCGTGCCGAGGGCCGGATCGGCCTCGATGGCCAGCACCGGATCGGCGCGGTAGTGCGCGTAGGTGAGGGCCAGCAGCGCGGCGACGGTGGACTTGCCCGCGCCGCCCCGGATGCTCGTCACGGAGATCTGCCGGCCGGTGGTCACCGGCTGCTGGATGGCGTACGCGGTCTCGGTGACGGCGGCGGTCTCCGCCGCGGGCGACGACGCGATCGCCCGCCGCACGGCCCGCCCCGCCCGCTGTGCGACGGACTCGCCGTGCCGTGGCCGGGACCGCAGAGCGTCCATCTCGGGCGGCATCAGCGGTACCGAGACGGGGGTGGGGCTGGACCTGCGCATCGGGGTGGGCGTGTGGACGGGGGCGGTCCTCTGGAGGGGGGCGACCGTCCCGGCGGGGGCGGGCGTCTGAGCGTCGGAGGCCGGCGCCGGGGCCGGTTCCTGTACGGGCTGTGGCATCGGAGCGGCAGCGGGCAGCGGCCCGACGCCGGGCCCGGGACCGGCGGAGGGCATGGGTCCGGACGCGGGCGCGGGGCCCGCGGCAGGCATGGGACCGGAAGCAGGCACAGGGCCGGGTGCCGTCTGCCCGGCGGGAGCGCCGTCCCGGAACACAGCGGCGCCCCGGAACGCTGCGGCGTCCGGTGTCAGCGGCGGAGCGGACGGCGCCGGCGGGTACCCGACACCGCCGGGGCCCGGCGCGGCGGCGTGCGCGGGCATCGGGGCGGGGCCTCCGGGCGCGGCCGCGGGCCCGGCCGCGGGCCCGGTCCCGGTCGGCTGCGCCGTCGGCGTCACCGGCGTGTCCCACACGGTCGCCCCCTCGGTCACACCCCCGGTCACGTCTTCGGTCGCGCCCTCGCCCGCGGACCTGGGAGCGGGCAGGGGAGCGGACATGGCTTCCTCCGGCGTGTTCGTGGGGCGGGGCGCGATGCGGCCCTCGCCCGTGCCGCCGCCCGATTCCGCGGGCGTTCCCGGCGTCATCGCCGTCCCGCCGAGTGCGCGCGGCAGATCGTGCTGCCGGTCCCCTCGCACCGGTTCACCCGGCCCGCCCGGTCCCCTCGGCCCGCCGGGCCCGTGAGCTCCGCCGGGTTCGTTGGATCCATCCGCTGACATGGTCCCGCGGCCGCCTTTCCGGTTCAGAACGTGTCCAGCAGCCCGGCGTGGACCCCGAACGCCCCGAGGGCGACCAGGATCAGCGCCAGCACGCCGACCGACTCGACGAGGTTCACCAGTCGGCGCAGCCGTACCCGGACGTGCTCGGGCACCCGCACCGCGAGCACCCCGAACGGCAGCACCGCGCCCGCGCACAGCACGGCCAGCGCACCCGCCGGGTCCCCCGGACCCGCCGCCCGGCCAAGCACCAGAGCCACCCCCACGGCCGTGCCGGCCGCCAACAGGGCGACGACCTCGACCGTCAGGGGATAGGCACGCGCACGCGAAAGCAGCACCGGACACAGCAGGGCCGCGGCGGCCACCGACCAGCCGTCACCGGAACCGGCGGACACCACTCCCGCCGCGCCCGCGGAGACCGCCAGGGCGACCGTGGCCGGCGCGAGACCGCGGTGGGTCACGCCGAGCGCGGTCGCCACCTGGTGCCGGCTCACCGGCGCGCCGCCGGAGCGCTGGTCGTCGAGCCGGGTCAGCCCGGCCGCCGTCAAGGCCAGCCGGGGCAGATACCCCAGCACGAGCACCGAGACGACACCGAGTGCGACTCCCGTACGGGCCACGCCGGTCAGCGCCAGTCCGGCCTCCCAGGCCCCCACCGCGAGGGCGACCGTCGCCGCGCCGACGAGCCCGCCGCGCCCCAGC is a window of Streptomyces caniferus DNA encoding:
- a CDS encoding NADH-quinone oxidoreductase subunit 5 family protein, encoding MTLTTTAVLVPLLPFLGAVAGLLLGRRAPGFVRPLAVLPTLAAAALTVTVAVGQGGGPATDVATRLTPTGSIPIDLALHIDGFAALMAVLVGVVATCVQIYSTGYLRDDPRYPSYAALVSLFTAAMLLVVYTGDLMVLLVGWEVMGICSYFLVGHYWETEAARAASLKAFLVTKLGDVPFLFGIFALAADAGTFRITGILGSVAAGGLDHPTLIALLLLAGVAGKSAQFPLHTWLPDAMAGPTPVSALIHAATMVAAGVYLVARLLPVFAASAAALVVLAVMAAITMVGSGLAALAQDDIKRVLAYSTVGQLGYMLGALAVGDRGAAVFHLLSHGAFKALLFLGAGVIIHAAGTNSLAAMSRMSGLARRIPDAYWTVTVALLALAAIPPFAGFFSKEAVLGAAEHAATGEAHGIPGAAGWTVLVSGLLTALLTAAYATRLWLLAFKGKGAEAPDHGPQPVAMNAVLWVLFVPTVGLGLTAPFLPDWFDGRSLAPTLATSVLGTGLALIGGLVTYAAWRHTTALAARFPLGAVVAAPDATPAVAEEVAIDIHTPAYGDNAGAPDPADPGRLLLGPLQRHAAVGFHLDAVYSALFVRPVRAAATLVRFLDREVVDTYVRGAGTAPRLLGAAVRRAQTGNVQTYLGALLAGSLVLAVAAVLVATGTGA
- the nuoK gene encoding NADH-quinone oxidoreductase subunit NuoK, with translation MHLAYPAVLAVLLFCTGLYGVLARRNAVLVLMSVELMLNAVNLNLVAFDVWLRDTLHTGQALTLFTIAIAAAEIGIGLAIVLLVYRNRGSSDIDRLRDLAETTGAADGDPQPDTTAEAAA
- a CDS encoding NADH-quinone oxidoreductase subunit J family protein, with amino-acid sequence MTLAATAAGQGFLSPTGVEIAFVLVGIATLGAAVITVTTRQLVHAALWLVVALGGIAVEYLLLTAEFIAWVQVLIYVGSVVVLLLFGLMLTRAPIGRSPDADSGNRWAALAVALASAAALVWVVVDAFRATWVNLDGAAQGSAEASGRSLFQYWVLPFEALSVLLLAALVGAIVLSRKPGEDASAAAGLRNGAARTPAPREEQR
- a CDS encoding NuoI/complex I 23 kDa subunit family protein, whose translation is MSFPGSGLAKGLAVTLRTMTKRSVTAQYPDAQPDLAPRTRGVIGLFEENCTVCMLCARECPDWCIYIDSHKETVPPAAPGGRERSRNVLDRFAIDFALCMYCGICIEVCPFDALFWSPEFEYAETDIRELTHERDKLREWMWTVPEPPALDPAAEEPKELAAARKAADKLAAQQQADAEAARAADRTEGQPADQDRPDTSGEGT
- a CDS encoding complex I subunit 1/NuoH family protein, producing the protein MSDALDIALRLAAVFVVFLVFPLVIGQTEHKVMAHMQGRLGPMYAGGFHGWAQLVADGVKFAQKEDIVPAGADRRIFQLAPAVALLPYLLVLVAIPIGPHNAVGQALDAGIFFVLAVMGVGVLGSLMAGWASANKFSLLGGLRTAAQLLAYELPMLLAAASVAMAAGTLSLPGIVEAFHWWWVPWQIVGGVVFFTAGLAELQRPPFDMPVADSEIIFGAYTEYTGLRFALFLLAEYAGILVLCALTSVLFLGGWHGPFGADGLGWLWTLVKTAILAFGVIWLRVTYPRLREDQLQKLAWTVLIPLSLAQIALTGVVKVVISS
- a CDS encoding NADH-quinone oxidoreductase subunit C; translation: MSEQPQQQPETPEQPEQPEQPEQAEQPEQPVAEPVVGWLPRPASEIFGTGATAELAYDVLTVDVPVDGWLTALTAARDALGCSYFDWLSAVDEPGTGFRICVHVADVARPGTVHRLIVRTTVPHDAAALPTAVEVYAGAGWHERETHEMFGVDFTGHPHLVPLLLPDSFEGHPLRKDFVLAARVAKAWPGAKEPGEAAAHGGPKRRQMLPPGVPDPNEWGPLKGQLPPAPARPARGARAAGGARAAGGAGAAAGERPARRTRTASAGSASQQTAGEGTATPAAEGTTTPAAETRPERPESPARRTRSASEGSAGQRRAAEAAAAEETSGPAATEETSGATAAEETPATAVPESAAPSTETPAEKTPATAPAKDTAPRSSDAPWHHARPAFDEPEKQAEPEEKQAAPDAPKAPADEPKAGPGNANEAAPEPPAAPQPEPDPEPEAAPEPAPEAGPGPDPAPRPPQDTPRDPAGGDTP
- a CDS encoding NADH-quinone oxidoreductase subunit B; the encoded protein is MDVTPASHSSAAASEGAAPQFLPEPRRLGTLARLAPEPMKVVLNWGRRYSLWVFNFGLACCAIEFIAASMARHDFIRLGVIPFAPGPRQADLMVVSGTVTDKMAPAVKRLYEQMPEPKYVISFGACSNCGGPYWDSYSVTKGVDQIIPVDVYVPGCPPRPEALLQGILKLQEKIARESLGERYAKGGTARPSADALRSGLVAPPAPKPADEPKAPGEEPR
- a CDS encoding NADH-quinone oxidoreductase subunit A; translated protein: MPDATVRTTVAADYFQGYSVVGIIAVIGVLFVAVAFGAGRLLRPVVPTPEKLLTYECGVDPVGEGWAHTQVRYYVYAFLYVIFAVDSIFLFPWATIFAAPGFGGVTLVEMFIFLGFLTIGLLYAWKKGVLEWT